In a single window of the Armatimonadota bacterium genome:
- the lpdA gene encoding dihydrolipoyl dehydrogenase encodes MPEPYDVVIIGGGPGGYVGAIRAAQLGLRTALVERDKVGGTCLHAGCIPTKALLQTAELLEHLKDAPDLGVRTGEVSVDVAAAHRRKARVVETLYKGTQFLMRKNKIDVFTGEGRFLNRETIGVALADGSETALTARHVMIATGSAPRSLPGIAIDNVRILDSTGALGLTEVPRSIVILGAGPVGVEFASLYRALGSEVTVVELLSTLLPLEDEEIGRTLERSFARRGIRAMTETAAQSARVSGDRVAVTVVQGGETRTLEADYLLVAIGRAPVTAGLNLDEAGVAVEKDAPVVDEHLQTTAPGIYAIGDVLTGARPFRLAHVASDEAIAVVERIAGVGGHPLNYDAVPRPTYSLPQVATVGLTEQQARQQGYDVRVGRFSFQANSKAVIQGMREGFVKVVADARIGEILGIHMIGPSVTELLAEGVVAKYGEATVAELGAAVHSHPTLSEALKEAALDAMGRVIHV; translated from the coding sequence GTGGAGCGCGACAAGGTGGGCGGGACCTGCCTGCACGCCGGCTGCATCCCGACAAAGGCGCTGCTCCAGACGGCGGAACTCCTGGAACACCTGAAGGATGCTCCGGATCTCGGGGTGCGGACCGGCGAGGTCTCCGTGGACGTCGCCGCGGCGCACCGACGCAAGGCCCGGGTGGTCGAGACCCTCTACAAGGGGACGCAGTTCCTGATGCGCAAGAACAAGATCGACGTCTTCACCGGGGAAGGCCGGTTCCTCAACCGGGAGACCATCGGGGTGGCCCTGGCGGACGGGTCGGAGACGGCGCTCACGGCCAGACACGTCATGATCGCTACCGGCTCCGCTCCCCGCAGCCTCCCCGGCATCGCCATCGACAACGTGCGCATTCTCGACAGCACCGGCGCCCTGGGGCTGACGGAGGTCCCGCGGTCCATCGTGATCCTGGGCGCAGGGCCGGTGGGGGTCGAGTTCGCCAGCCTGTACCGGGCCCTGGGCAGCGAGGTGACGGTGGTCGAACTGCTGTCCACCCTGCTGCCGCTGGAGGATGAGGAGATCGGCCGGACGCTGGAGCGATCCTTCGCCCGCCGGGGCATTCGCGCCATGACGGAGACGGCCGCGCAGAGCGCGCGGGTGAGCGGCGACCGGGTCGCGGTCACGGTCGTCCAGGGGGGCGAGACGCGGACGCTGGAAGCCGACTATCTGCTGGTGGCCATCGGCCGCGCGCCGGTGACGGCGGGGCTGAATCTCGACGAGGCCGGGGTGGCCGTGGAGAAGGACGCCCCCGTGGTCGACGAGCACCTGCAGACCACGGCCCCGGGGATCTACGCCATCGGCGACGTGCTGACGGGAGCCCGGCCCTTCCGCCTGGCCCATGTGGCCAGCGACGAGGCGATCGCCGTGGTCGAGCGCATTGCGGGCGTGGGCGGCCATCCCCTCAACTACGACGCCGTCCCCCGGCCGACGTACTCCCTTCCCCAGGTGGCCACGGTCGGGCTCACCGAACAGCAGGCGCGCCAGCAGGGCTACGACGTCAGGGTGGGGCGCTTCAGCTTCCAGGCCAACAGCAAGGCGGTGATCCAGGGGATGCGGGAGGGGTTCGTCAAGGTGGTCGCCGACGCCAGGATCGGCGAAATCTTGGGGATCCACATGATCGGGCCGTCGGTCACCGAGTTGCTCGCGGAAGGCGTGGTGGCCAAGTACGGCGAGGCGACGGTGGCGGAGCTGGGTGCGGCGGTCCACTCGCACCCCACGCTGTCCGAGGCGCTCAAAGAGGCGGCCCTGGATGCCATGGGCAGGGTCATCCACGTCTAA